The Dehalococcoidia bacterium genome has a window encoding:
- a CDS encoding PadR family transcriptional regulator: MRPNTDAEYAVLGLLAQAPRHGYAIARLFRADAPLGHVWRLRRNEVYAILAKLEAQGWVDKAGPAEGPRRRAVFRLTPQGEDAFREWLRRPVQGLRDMRLGLLGRLYFARGMAPEEQGQLLREQAHALEQRLAAWRAGRDRAQDPFVRSVFDFRAAMTEAALRWLQSYMSGGDHAPLSSPAAPAPRAPARVRG; encoded by the coding sequence ATGCGGCCCAACACCGATGCCGAGTATGCCGTCCTGGGCCTACTGGCCCAGGCGCCCCGCCACGGCTACGCCATCGCCCGCCTCTTCCGGGCCGATGCGCCGCTAGGTCACGTCTGGCGCCTGCGTCGCAACGAGGTCTACGCTATCCTCGCCAAGCTGGAGGCCCAGGGCTGGGTAGATAAGGCAGGGCCGGCCGAGGGACCCCGCCGCCGCGCCGTCTTCCGCCTCACGCCGCAGGGCGAGGACGCCTTCCGGGAGTGGCTCCGGCGCCCCGTCCAGGGGCTGCGGGACATGCGTCTGGGCCTTCTAGGCCGTCTCTATTTCGCCCGGGGCATGGCCCCGGAGGAGCAGGGGCAGCTGCTCCGGGAGCAGGCCCACGCCCTGGAGCAGCGCCTGGCCGCCTGGCGGGCGGGCCGCGACCGGGCCCAGGACCCCTTCGTCCGCTCCGTCTTCGACTTTCGTGCCGCCATGACCGAGGCCGCCCTCCGCTGGCTGCAAAGCTACATGTCGGGAGGTGACCATGCGCCGCTTTCTAGCCCTGCTGCTCCTGCTCCCCGCGCTCCTGCTCGCGTGCGGGGGTGA
- a CDS encoding OB-fold domain-containing protein — protein sequence MSGAEEATQEVKRVPFTQGAFVETPQGPRLIGSKCPACGTVFFPKADVCRVPSCMAQTEEMLLGPRGKLWSYSIQYFKPPPPIRVEEPFRPYAVGMVDMDGVRIIGMLTEADLEVLRPDMEVELVIDMLYRDADGNEVVTWKFRPLR from the coding sequence ATGAGCGGAGCGGAGGAGGCGACGCAGGAGGTAAAGCGGGTCCCCTTCACCCAGGGCGCCTTCGTGGAGACGCCGCAAGGCCCCCGGCTGATAGGCTCCAAGTGTCCCGCCTGCGGCACCGTCTTCTTCCCCAAGGCAGATGTGTGTCGGGTCCCCAGCTGCATGGCCCAGACGGAGGAGATGCTGCTGGGGCCTCGCGGCAAGCTGTGGAGCTACAGCATCCAGTACTTCAAGCCCCCTCCTCCCATACGAGTGGAGGAGCCTTTCCGCCCCTACGCCGTGGGGATGGTGGACATGGACGGGGTGCGCATCATCGGTATGCTCACGGAGGCGGACTTGGAGGTGCTGCGGCCCGACATGGAGGTTGAGCTGGTAATCGACATGTTGTATCGTGATGCGGACGGCAACGAGGTAGTTACCTGGAAGTTCCGTCCCCTGCGTTGA
- a CDS encoding acetone carboxylase subunit gamma, with protein sequence MSEYDISEIEKLADGKLPWTRVQEIMRLPKDTDRFFKWLRILQSRVPWPDRILLPLTTALFVVEKEDGRRIVKCRCGHEFDDYRVNWKLHALVYVRETEEQMREVYRGREMPDPNWVQIREYYCPGCGTQLEVEAVPRGCPPDFEFLPDIDSFYSQWLGQPLGGQPYQFEDRTQQVIEQWAREDLAG encoded by the coding sequence ATGTCCGAGTACGACATCAGCGAGATAGAGAAGCTAGCCGACGGCAAGCTGCCCTGGACCCGCGTCCAGGAGATCATGCGCCTGCCCAAGGACACCGACCGCTTCTTCAAGTGGCTGCGGATCCTCCAGTCGCGGGTGCCCTGGCCCGACCGCATCCTGCTCCCCCTGACCACGGCCCTGTTCGTCGTCGAGAAGGAGGACGGCCGCCGCATAGTCAAGTGTCGCTGCGGGCACGAGTTCGACGACTACCGGGTCAACTGGAAGCTCCACGCCCTCGTCTACGTGCGAGAGACGGAGGAGCAGATGCGAGAGGTGTACAGGGGCCGCGAGATGCCCGACCCTAACTGGGTCCAGATCCGGGAGTATTACTGCCCCGGTTGCGGCACCCAGCTGGAGGTGGAGGCGGTGCCACGGGGCTGTCCGCCCGATTTCGAGTTCCTGCCCGACATCGACAGCTTCTACTCCCAGTGGCTCGGTCAGCCCCTGGGCGGGCAGCCCTACCAGTTCGAGGACCGCACCCAGCAGGTCATAGAGCAGTGGGCCAGAGAGGATCTGGCTGGTTGA
- a CDS encoding hydantoinase B/oxoprolinase family protein — protein sequence MVVGRATLKEQAAEYDKLFRETGCLFGLTELKRKKEDPGTYEAVWHMLLNAVNTGWAVGCKVSSSPIAVEGGDAVWCLHVPTGEVVCSSRGITAHPGLLSMLIRRMIDHEYEVDPGINPGDIFENNDSHFGGIHGPDFQTVVPIFYNGELVAWAAAVSHVMDAGFVMPGSIGFLNPDVFTDGISFAMEKVGEEDSYYPWYEKRIRTRTRIPEWVLGDARGRLAGCLTIRQKFLELVEKYGIDYIRDVLKEYVEDGRRFSLSRVRTQMIPGIMRKSNFKDLAMKGKRVILPHQNIDVLFNLPMRLEITGDGKVRFSLKGASGWVPFGENLTPEALRSAAMNAFSHMVGFEMFNWGIMASWELEEPPPGSWCNPYPQNYFAATGVGWAPAVMWLSSMYEMFGRLYYSRGYVEEVAAGAATTMTAEFSGFNQYGLYTAGLTLEQASNGGPARAIADGETSAWCIYTPNADFGNAEVSELYYPIMYLGRNIEPDSGGYGKYRGGLGHTAVWMIKNTPGIEYQCGCAGLRSKIVGNHGMYGAYPSWPDRGSYAIDTNVKELIEQKKPLVHERGDPEEPDLAKNIKARILETNAVAPFVTPEIMHEYDIILHPISGAQAFGDPLERDPELVRNDLNNGWTREWVARDIYGVVATYDADAKEWVVDLEATERRRQAIREQRKARGIPFRQWWKQEREKILRRERMDDAVKTMWATACELSPDYGRDLKAFWKLPEDFDFRS from the coding sequence ATGGTCGTCGGACGCGCAACCCTGAAGGAACAGGCCGCCGAATACGACAAGCTGTTCAGGGAGACCGGCTGTCTCTTCGGCCTCACCGAGCTCAAGCGCAAGAAGGAGGACCCCGGGACCTACGAGGCCGTCTGGCACATGCTCCTGAACGCCGTCAACACCGGCTGGGCGGTGGGCTGTAAGGTCTCCTCGTCGCCCATTGCCGTGGAGGGCGGCGACGCCGTATGGTGCCTGCACGTGCCCACCGGGGAGGTGGTGTGCAGCTCGCGGGGCATAACTGCCCACCCGGGGCTGCTCTCCATGCTCATCCGCCGCATGATCGACCACGAGTACGAGGTGGACCCCGGCATCAACCCGGGGGACATCTTTGAGAACAACGACTCCCACTTCGGAGGCATCCACGGCCCCGACTTCCAGACGGTGGTGCCCATCTTCTACAACGGGGAGCTAGTGGCTTGGGCCGCCGCCGTGAGCCACGTGATGGACGCGGGCTTCGTCATGCCCGGGTCCATCGGCTTCCTCAACCCGGACGTCTTCACCGACGGCATCTCCTTCGCCATGGAGAAGGTGGGCGAGGAGGACAGCTACTACCCCTGGTACGAGAAGCGCATCCGCACCAGGACCCGGATCCCCGAGTGGGTGCTGGGCGACGCCCGCGGAAGGCTGGCGGGCTGCCTGACCATCCGCCAGAAGTTCCTAGAGCTGGTGGAGAAGTACGGCATCGACTACATCCGTGACGTCCTGAAGGAATACGTGGAGGACGGTCGACGGTTCTCCCTGTCCCGGGTCAGGACGCAGATGATACCCGGCATCATGCGCAAGTCCAACTTCAAGGACTTGGCCATGAAGGGAAAGCGGGTGATCCTCCCCCACCAGAACATCGACGTCCTCTTCAACCTGCCCATGCGGCTGGAGATCACCGGCGACGGCAAGGTCCGCTTCTCGTTGAAGGGAGCCAGCGGCTGGGTCCCCTTCGGCGAGAACCTGACGCCCGAGGCCCTGCGGTCGGCTGCCATGAACGCCTTCTCCCACATGGTGGGCTTCGAGATGTTCAACTGGGGCATCATGGCCAGCTGGGAACTGGAGGAGCCGCCGCCCGGTTCGTGGTGCAACCCCTATCCCCAGAACTACTTCGCCGCCACTGGCGTTGGCTGGGCGCCCGCTGTCATGTGGCTCAGCTCCATGTACGAGATGTTCGGACGCCTCTACTACAGCCGCGGCTATGTGGAAGAGGTGGCGGCAGGGGCGGCCACCACCATGACGGCCGAGTTCTCTGGCTTCAACCAGTACGGCCTCTACACCGCGGGCCTCACCCTGGAGCAGGCCAGCAATGGCGGCCCGGCCCGCGCCATCGCCGACGGCGAGACCAGCGCCTGGTGCATCTACACGCCCAACGCCGACTTCGGCAACGCCGAGGTGAGCGAGCTCTACTACCCCATCATGTATCTGGGCAGAAACATCGAGCCTGACTCGGGCGGCTACGGCAAGTACCGGGGCGGCCTGGGCCACACCGCCGTGTGGATGATCAAGAACACCCCGGGCATCGAGTACCAGTGCGGCTGCGCCGGCCTGCGCAGCAAGATCGTGGGCAACCATGGCATGTACGGCGCCTATCCCAGCTGGCCCGACCGCGGCAGCTACGCCATAGACACCAACGTCAAGGAACTCATCGAGCAGAAGAAGCCCCTGGTACATGAGCGGGGCGACCCCGAGGAGCCCGACCTGGCCAAGAACATCAAGGCCCGCATTCTGGAGACCAACGCCGTCGCCCCCTTCGTAACCCCCGAGATAATGCACGAATACGACATCATCCTCCACCCCATCTCGGGCGCTCAGGCCTTCGGCGACCCCCTGGAGCGGGACCCGGAGCTGGTCAGGAACGACCTCAACAACGGCTGGACCAGGGAGTGGGTGGCCAGGGACATCTACGGGGTGGTTGCCACCTACGATGCCGATGCCAAGGAGTGGGTGGTGGACCTGGAGGCCACCGAGCGAAGGCGTCAGGCCATCCGCGAGCAGCGTAAGGCCAGAGGGATCCCCTTCCGTCAGTGGTGGAAACAGGAGAGGGAAAAGATCCTGCGCCGGGAGCGGATGGACGACGCCGTCAAGACCATGTGGGCCACCGCCTGCGAGCTGTCGCCCGACTACGGCCGGGACCTGAAGGCCTTCTGGAAGCTGCCGGAAGACTTCGACTTCCGCAGCTGA
- a CDS encoding transporter, with protein MREVAVLGVGAHPWGRFDAVPLSQMCRVAIEAALKDAGVTWKEIQAVVAGGSRFSGGYGWALNGNEMAAEMGLSGIPVYNLTAACAAGGSAFNIAYTLVASGMHDLVLVFGGEKPPRGFFPLSRDEADPLDPQFLQVVGAGLTGPAFWAMLARRRMHDYGTTEEQLAKVVVKARRLGVHNPIARYRQEITVEDVLNSPMVCYPLHLFEICAISDGAAAAVLASADEARKRTSRPVWVAGAAICTAELGDGLPRGVSAIGGCAPRAYHSEVAKAVRLAMERAGMGPKDIDLIELQENIPYYELALPEEWGFWEPGEGEKMLESGETLPTGKTPINPSGGFLSFGEATTAMGVWQVYEVTLQLRGEAGARQVPGAKTGLAQTLGLGPNGSAIVLKR; from the coding sequence ATGAGAGAGGTAGCGGTGCTCGGGGTTGGCGCCCATCCCTGGGGCAGGTTCGACGCAGTCCCCCTGTCCCAGATGTGCCGCGTGGCCATCGAGGCGGCCCTCAAGGACGCCGGCGTGACCTGGAAGGAGATTCAGGCCGTGGTCGCCGGCGGCTCCCGCTTCTCGGGCGGGTACGGATGGGCCCTCAACGGCAACGAGATGGCAGCGGAGATGGGGCTCAGCGGCATCCCCGTCTACAACCTCACGGCTGCCTGCGCTGCCGGCGGCAGCGCCTTCAACATCGCCTATACGCTGGTGGCCAGCGGCATGCACGACCTGGTGCTGGTCTTCGGCGGCGAGAAGCCGCCGCGGGGCTTCTTCCCCCTCAGCCGGGACGAGGCCGACCCGCTGGACCCCCAGTTCCTGCAGGTGGTGGGCGCTGGCCTGACCGGCCCTGCCTTCTGGGCCATGCTGGCCCGGAGGCGCATGCATGACTACGGCACCACCGAGGAGCAGCTGGCCAAGGTGGTGGTCAAGGCCCGCCGTCTGGGCGTCCACAACCCCATCGCCAGATACCGACAGGAGATAACCGTCGAGGACGTCCTCAACTCGCCCATGGTCTGCTATCCGCTGCACCTGTTCGAGATCTGCGCCATCAGCGATGGCGCGGCGGCAGCGGTGCTGGCCTCGGCCGACGAGGCGAGGAAGCGCACCAGCCGTCCCGTCTGGGTGGCGGGCGCCGCCATCTGCACTGCCGAACTGGGCGATGGCCTGCCCAGGGGCGTGTCGGCCATCGGCGGCTGCGCGCCCAGGGCATACCACAGCGAGGTGGCCAAGGCGGTCCGTCTCGCCATGGAGCGGGCCGGCATGGGGCCGAAGGACATCGATCTTATCGAGCTGCAGGAGAACATACCCTACTACGAGCTGGCCCTGCCAGAGGAGTGGGGCTTCTGGGAGCCCGGCGAGGGGGAGAAGATGCTGGAGAGCGGCGAGACGCTGCCCACCGGCAAGACGCCCATCAACCCCAGCGGTGGCTTTCTGTCCTTCGGCGAGGCGACGACGGCCATGGGCGTGTGGCAGGTGTACGAGGTCACCCTCCAATTGCGGGGCGAGGCGGGGGCTCGTCAGGTGCCGGGGGCCAAGACGGGCCTGGCCCAGACCCTGGGGCTGGGGCCCAACGGCAGCGCCATTGTCCTCAAGAGGTAG
- a CDS encoding hydantoinase/oxoprolinase family protein has translation MARYLIACDAGGTMTDVIVVHEDGRFVIGKAPTTPFDESQGFAESLEDALSYWGISLEKEGHEVCEATDSAIYTGTSMLNAVINMSGLKTGLITTRGFEDVLVQGRGSQSFIGCDWPEITHMQYRKHRQPLVPRRLTRGVTERIDMFGNVVIPLYEHEVERAAEELLDEGVQALAIVFLQSYVNPQHELRAKEIVEGVLRRRGVEIPVIASSQVAPVIREVSRANATVLQAFAAEPARKQLFGVEARIQQYGHKRALRTVLSYGGVTNIRYDRLFETIVSGPVGGVMGAYHLGKALNIENLVCSDMGGTSFDVACITAGVLPMDREPPFQQMYVNVPMIDIRSIGAGTGTYIRVDPETRRIRLGPDSAGGYPGPVFYNMGNLTPTVGDCDLILGILNEHNYLGGRIKVYKDLAFEVFKEKVADPLGLDVYTAAEACVDLINLVMREHLVRTVMLGYDPGDYVLLGYGGAGPMHLAGYAGDYPWRGVATVPWAAAFSAWGCACMDYSHRRHRSISAVVPFGAGEAEKEYAGRIITSTWEALEKELLEELTQEGFPRDRITFRQIAYVRYYGHLFDVEVESPLPRLASAQDVDRLLERFEHLFTRMYTLAGKPGYPTYAVTEVAVVAQVDTPKPVVRRYDLEGPEPPRQALKEKRQVFQGGRWQPANIYEMSELRPGNVIEGLAVIEAPSTTLFVPEQWRVRIDEYEIYWLERK, from the coding sequence ATGGCTCGTTATTTGATCGCCTGCGACGCTGGCGGCACCATGACCGACGTCATCGTCGTGCATGAGGACGGCCGCTTCGTCATCGGCAAGGCCCCCACCACCCCGTTCGACGAGAGCCAGGGCTTCGCCGAGTCCCTGGAGGACGCCCTCAGCTACTGGGGCATAAGCCTGGAGAAGGAGGGGCACGAGGTCTGCGAGGCCACCGACTCGGCCATTTACACCGGCACCAGCATGCTGAACGCCGTCATCAACATGTCGGGCCTCAAGACGGGCCTCATCACCACCAGGGGCTTCGAGGACGTGCTGGTGCAGGGTCGGGGCTCCCAGTCCTTCATCGGCTGCGACTGGCCCGAGATTACGCACATGCAGTACCGCAAGCACCGGCAGCCGCTGGTGCCCCGTCGCCTGACCAGGGGCGTTACGGAACGAATCGACATGTTTGGCAATGTGGTCATCCCCCTCTACGAGCACGAGGTGGAGAGGGCCGCTGAGGAGCTGCTGGACGAGGGGGTTCAGGCCCTGGCTATCGTCTTCCTCCAGTCTTACGTGAACCCCCAGCACGAGCTGCGGGCCAAGGAGATCGTGGAGGGGGTGCTGAGGCGTCGCGGGGTGGAGATCCCCGTCATCGCCTCCAGCCAGGTGGCCCCGGTGATACGAGAGGTGTCCAGGGCCAACGCTACCGTGTTGCAGGCCTTCGCTGCCGAACCGGCCCGCAAGCAGCTGTTCGGCGTGGAGGCCCGCATCCAGCAATACGGCCACAAGCGAGCCCTTCGCACCGTCCTGTCCTACGGTGGCGTCACCAACATTCGCTACGACCGGCTGTTCGAGACCATCGTCTCGGGCCCCGTGGGCGGCGTGATGGGGGCCTATCACCTGGGCAAGGCCCTCAATATCGAGAACCTGGTCTGCTCCGACATGGGGGGCACCAGCTTCGACGTGGCCTGCATCACCGCCGGCGTGCTGCCCATGGACCGGGAGCCGCCCTTCCAGCAGATGTATGTCAACGTGCCCATGATCGACATTCGTTCCATCGGTGCGGGAACCGGCACCTATATACGGGTCGACCCCGAGACGAGGCGCATTCGCCTGGGGCCCGACAGCGCCGGCGGCTACCCGGGCCCCGTCTTCTACAACATGGGCAACCTCACCCCCACCGTCGGCGACTGCGACCTCATCCTGGGCATCCTCAACGAGCACAACTACCTGGGCGGCCGCATCAAGGTCTACAAGGACCTGGCCTTCGAGGTGTTCAAGGAGAAGGTAGCCGACCCTCTGGGCCTGGACGTCTACACCGCGGCCGAGGCCTGCGTGGACCTCATCAACCTGGTCATGAGGGAGCACCTGGTGCGCACGGTGATGCTGGGATACGATCCCGGGGACTACGTGCTGCTGGGCTACGGCGGTGCCGGCCCCATGCACCTGGCCGGCTACGCCGGCGACTACCCCTGGCGGGGGGTGGCCACCGTGCCCTGGGCTGCTGCCTTCTCGGCCTGGGGCTGTGCCTGCATGGACTACTCCCACCGCCGCCACCGCAGCATCTCGGCGGTGGTGCCCTTCGGTGCTGGCGAAGCCGAGAAGGAGTACGCCGGCCGCATCATCACCTCCACCTGGGAGGCCCTGGAGAAGGAGCTGCTGGAGGAGCTGACCCAAGAGGGGTTCCCCCGGGACCGCATCACCTTCCGCCAGATAGCCTACGTGCGCTACTACGGCCACCTGTTCGATGTGGAGGTGGAGTCGCCTCTGCCCCGCTTGGCCAGTGCCCAGGACGTGGACAGGCTGCTGGAGCGCTTCGAGCATCTGTTCACCCGCATGTATACCCTGGCGGGCAAGCCGGGCTACCCCACCTACGCTGTCACCGAGGTGGCGGTAGTGGCCCAGGTGGACACCCCCAAGCCGGTGGTGCGCCGCTACGACCTGGAAGGCCCCGAGCCGCCCAGGCAGGCCCTCAAGGAGAAGCGGCAGGTGTTCCAGGGCGGCCGCTGGCAGCCGGCCAACATATACGAGATGTCCGAGTTGCGGCCGGGCAACGTCATCGAGGGCCTGGCCGTCATCGAGGCGCCCAGCACCACCCTGTTCGTGCCCGAGCAGTGGCGGGTGCGCATCGACGAATACGAAATCTACTGGCTGGAAAGAAAATAA
- the modA gene encoding molybdate ABC transporter substrate-binding protein, with protein sequence MRRFLALLLLLPALLLACGGDGQEESNAPGQGQQTTLLVSAAANLADVLPPLLDAFRDRTGIAVQVNFGNTAQLAAQIERGAPVDLFLAADRQHVETLAAKGLVLPDTVRAYARGKLVLWTRADSGLTLSSLEELASSRVGRIAIANPDQAPYGAAARQALRRLGLWDALQGKLVIAETIQQAFQYARSGNADAAFTALSLVINEAGNRLEVPPELYDPIDQTLAVVKGTPREAAARRLADFLVGPEAAAVWQRYGYDLPALVSR encoded by the coding sequence ATGCGCCGCTTTCTAGCCCTGCTGCTCCTGCTCCCCGCGCTCCTGCTCGCGTGCGGGGGTGACGGCCAGGAGGAGAGCAACGCCCCCGGCCAGGGACAGCAGACGACGCTGCTGGTCTCGGCGGCAGCCAACCTGGCCGACGTGCTTCCCCCGTTGCTGGACGCGTTCCGGGACCGCACGGGCATCGCCGTTCAGGTCAACTTCGGCAACACGGCCCAACTGGCTGCCCAGATAGAGAGAGGAGCGCCCGTAGACCTCTTCCTGGCAGCCGACCGGCAGCACGTGGAGACGCTGGCGGCCAAAGGTCTGGTGCTGCCCGACACCGTTCGGGCCTATGCGCGCGGCAAGCTGGTGCTGTGGACGCGGGCCGATTCCGGCCTGACGCTGTCGTCCCTGGAGGAGCTGGCGTCCTCGCGGGTCGGACGCATCGCCATCGCCAACCCGGACCAGGCACCCTATGGCGCCGCCGCTAGGCAGGCCCTTCGGCGCCTGGGACTGTGGGACGCCCTTCAGGGGAAATTGGTCATTGCGGAGACCATCCAGCAGGCCTTCCAGTACGCTCGTTCCGGCAACGCCGACGCGGCCTTCACAGCCCTGTCGCTGGTGATCAACGAGGCTGGCAACCGCCTGGAGGTCCCGCCCGAGCTGTACGATCCCATCGACCAGACGCTGGCAGTGGTGAAGGGGACGCCGCGGGAGGCAGCCGCCCGCCGCCTGGCCGATTTCCTGGTCGGCCCCGAGGCGGCCGCCGTGTGGCAGCGATATGGCTACGACCTGCCGGCCCTGGTGAGCAGGTAG
- a CDS encoding CoA transferase, with protein sequence MLPLEGLRIVDLTVWFQGPIATRLLADFGAEVIHVERPQGGDPARGVRTIRAVPVGDWNQYFLVNNRNKKSVAVDLNQEEGQAIVHRLVQESDAFVTNLAPEHLRRWKVDYDHLRAINPRLVYGMATGYGRFAPTQRPAFDLTVQALTGVMARLGEPGEPPIYLGMGSGDAMGGLLLAGGVMMALLARRHLGRGQLVEVSLYGAQLYLGAPTLQAYLSTGDDRLRRQRSRKEPVNPLNNVFASADRWLVLCLPNEDAAWCALCETLGRPELAADQRFATARSREENSRLLTELLDGIIASQPAEHWLSRWRERGFPCAPVNTLADLAADPQAWANGYLMRAYCPEIDQEVDVPGMALTLSRTPGQIRHLGPELGQDTEQVLVEVLGYSWDDVIRFKDKGVIL encoded by the coding sequence ATGTTGCCTCTCGAAGGCCTCCGCATCGTCGACCTAACGGTGTGGTTCCAGGGCCCCATAGCGACCCGGCTGCTGGCCGATTTCGGGGCCGAGGTCATCCATGTCGAGAGACCCCAGGGCGGCGACCCGGCCCGAGGCGTCAGGACCATCAGGGCCGTCCCCGTGGGCGACTGGAACCAGTACTTCCTGGTCAACAACCGCAACAAGAAAAGCGTGGCCGTGGACCTGAACCAGGAGGAGGGGCAGGCCATCGTCCATCGCCTGGTCCAGGAGTCGGACGCCTTTGTGACCAACCTGGCCCCTGAGCACCTCAGGCGCTGGAAGGTCGACTACGACCATCTGCGGGCCATCAACCCCCGCCTGGTCTACGGTATGGCTACCGGCTACGGGCGCTTCGCCCCGACTCAGCGTCCAGCCTTCGACCTGACGGTCCAGGCCCTCACGGGGGTCATGGCCCGCCTGGGGGAGCCGGGCGAACCGCCCATCTACCTGGGCATGGGGTCGGGCGACGCCATGGGGGGGCTCTTGCTGGCCGGCGGGGTGATGATGGCCCTCCTGGCGCGCCGTCACCTGGGCAGGGGGCAGCTGGTGGAGGTCTCCCTCTATGGTGCCCAGCTCTATCTGGGAGCCCCTACCCTGCAGGCCTATCTGTCCACGGGCGACGACCGCCTGCGTCGGCAGCGCTCCCGCAAGGAACCTGTGAACCCCCTCAACAACGTCTTCGCCAGCGCCGACCGCTGGCTGGTCCTGTGCCTGCCCAACGAGGACGCCGCCTGGTGCGCCCTGTGCGAGACGCTGGGCCGGCCCGAGCTGGCGGCCGACCAGAGGTTCGCCACGGCCCGGTCCAGGGAAGAGAACTCTCGCCTGCTGACGGAGCTGCTGGACGGCATCATCGCTTCGCAGCCGGCCGAGCACTGGCTGAGCCGGTGGCGCGAACGCGGCTTCCCCTGCGCTCCGGTCAACACGCTGGCGGACCTGGCCGCCGATCCCCAGGCATGGGCCAACGGTTACCTGATGCGGGCCTACTGTCCCGAGATCGACCAGGAGGTGGACGTCCCGGGCATGGCCCTGACACTCTCCCGCACCCCTGGCCAGATCCGGCATCTGGGGCCGGAGCTGGGCCAGGACACGGAGCAAGTGCTGGTGGAGGTCCTGGGCTACTCATGGGACGACGTGATCCGATTCAAGGACAAGGGGGTGATCCTATGA
- a CDS encoding CoA transferase produces the protein MGQALQGVTVVELVDGFWASLGTTFMADFGAQVVKVVPGGSPVGGLVKAHRDVPPEHVRFLYQLVGRNKLSAALDISAEEGQELLRRLAAAADVFVSDWSRRDLQALGLDYESLRARREDVVYVTASGFGQDGPDADLPNLDELAAARTGLMPILPQPGQPPVYAGHGQIYGSGLLLLGTSIALWHRERTGEGQWVDVSLLAAGIYGATLDVQAYLAMRSERFLRPISRYDAGNPMSGTYYMTSDGRWLTLTMPDTDRYWPRLAPLVGLDPADPRFDSHEKRCEVNRLELIRLLEEAFRGATADHWKRAMEEHDLSGDIIEDYSYPANDRFARQNGYILSLSHPVMGQLDLLGFPIYMSETPAALDRLAPCSGQHTAQALRSLLGLSEEEVVGLQQKGILRV, from the coding sequence ATGGGGCAGGCCCTCCAGGGCGTTACCGTTGTCGAGCTGGTGGACGGCTTCTGGGCCAGTCTGGGCACCACATTCATGGCCGACTTCGGGGCCCAGGTGGTGAAAGTTGTGCCCGGCGGCTCGCCCGTGGGCGGCCTCGTGAAGGCCCATCGCGATGTGCCCCCTGAGCATGTGCGGTTCCTCTACCAGTTGGTGGGACGCAACAAGCTGAGCGCTGCCCTGGACATCTCCGCGGAGGAGGGCCAGGAGCTGCTGCGTCGGCTGGCAGCGGCCGCCGATGTGTTCGTCAGCGACTGGTCCCGGCGGGACCTCCAGGCCCTGGGCCTGGACTACGAGTCGCTGCGGGCCAGGCGGGAGGACGTGGTCTACGTCACGGCATCGGGCTTCGGACAGGATGGTCCCGATGCCGACCTGCCCAACCTGGACGAGCTGGCGGCGGCCCGCACGGGGCTCATGCCCATCCTTCCCCAGCCAGGGCAGCCGCCGGTGTATGCGGGCCATGGCCAGATCTACGGTTCTGGCCTGCTTCTCCTGGGGACGAGCATCGCCCTCTGGCACCGCGAACGGACTGGAGAGGGCCAGTGGGTGGACGTGTCCCTGCTGGCGGCGGGCATATACGGCGCTACCCTGGACGTGCAGGCCTATCTGGCCATGCGCAGCGAGCGCTTCCTGCGCCCTATCTCCCGCTACGATGCCGGCAACCCCATGAGCGGGACCTACTACATGACCAGCGATGGACGCTGGCTCACCCTCACCATGCCCGACACGGACCGCTACTGGCCCCGGCTGGCCCCCCTGGTGGGGCTGGATCCCGCCGACCCGCGCTTCGACAGCCACGAGAAGCGCTGCGAGGTAAACCGCCTGGAGCTCATCCGCCTGCTGGAGGAGGCCTTCAGGGGCGCCACGGCCGACCACTGGAAGAGGGCAATGGAGGAGCACGACCTGTCGGGCGACATCATCGAGGACTACTCCTATCCTGCCAATGACCGGTTCGCCCGCCAGAACGGCTACATCCTGTCCCTGTCCCATCCCGTCATGGGGCAGTTGGACCTGCTGGGCTTCCCCATCTACATGAGCGAGACCCCGGCCGCGCTGGACAGGCTGGCACCGTGTAGCGGACAGCACACGGCCCAGGCCTTGCGCTCCCTGCTAGGGCTGTCAGAGGAAGAGGTCGTGGGCTTGCAGCAGAAGGGCATCCTGCGGGTCTGA